One segment of Treponema pectinovorum DNA contains the following:
- a CDS encoding PqqD family protein, which yields MKKKVKKLSANYMDIVFCHKVENAWRVKEDGLVEIDMENTGFFNKIAQKFFHKPKVSHIALDKYGTALWLTLDGNSSVLDIEKMMEEKFPTEKGKMLNRTVHFLGTLQANGFIIKKK from the coding sequence ATGAAAAAAAAAGTGAAAAAACTTTCTGCAAATTACATGGACATAGTCTTCTGCCACAAAGTTGAAAACGCTTGGCGTGTTAAAGAAGACGGTCTTGTTGAAATCGATATGGAAAACACAGGCTTTTTCAACAAAATTGCACAGAAGTTTTTTCACAAACCAAAGGTAAGCCATATTGCGCTAGACAAATACGGAACGGCGTTATGGCTTACTCTTGACGGTAACTCTTCCGTTCTCGATATAGAAAAAATGATGGAAGAAAAATTCCCCACCGAAAAAGGCAAAATGCTAAATCGCACAGTCCATTTTTTAGGAACGTTGCAAGCAAATGGCTTTATAATAAAGAAAAAGTAG
- a CDS encoding OPT family oligopeptide transporter, translating to MENNQFKPFIPADRILPEITPVSILLGIILSVLFGAANAYLGLRVGMTVSASIPAAVLSMGLIRIIMKRDSILENNMVQTIGSAGESLAAGAIFTLPALFMWAAESDAVSKPSFWIIATISLCAALLGVIFMVPLRTALIVEEHGILPFPEGTACAEVLLAGEEGGDKSKLVFSGLGISAIYKFLADGIKLFPSEIDWTIKSLKTGFGMDILPALTSVGYICGLKIASYMFTGGLIGWFVVIPLISFFGANDIISPARVPVADLGAWGIWSNYIRYVGAGAVATGGIISLLKSMPTIVKTFNKAIKQFGHKETYEARTNQDLSMKVLIVMAIIIMLVIWLLPAIPVGILGALIIVVFGFFFATVSSRMVGLVGSSNNPVSGMSIATLLIATALLKSTGHTGIAGMTSAICIGTIICIVSAMAGDISQDLKTGYIVGATPKKQQLGEIIGGVAAALAIGGIIYLLDAAWGFGSKELPAPQATLMKLVVEGVMGGNLPWTLVAVGVGIGILIELLRIPVLPVAIGVYLPIHLLTPIFIGGVIREFFNKKGENGKQITEKGVLYSSGLIAGEGLIGILLAILAVIPASTGKSVLSVISLNGMLGNAGGLIFFALFIAIFIMITARKNKN from the coding sequence ATGGAAAACAATCAATTCAAACCGTTTATTCCGGCAGACCGAATACTTCCGGAGATAACACCTGTGTCTATCCTGCTTGGGATTATCCTTTCTGTACTGTTTGGAGCGGCAAACGCATATTTGGGACTTAGAGTAGGAATGACAGTTTCTGCATCTATTCCTGCTGCTGTTCTTTCAATGGGTCTTATTCGCATAATAATGAAGCGAGATTCAATCCTTGAAAATAACATGGTTCAGACTATTGGTTCTGCTGGTGAGTCTCTCGCAGCTGGAGCAATTTTTACTTTGCCTGCTCTTTTTATGTGGGCAGCAGAAAGCGATGCTGTTTCTAAGCCTTCGTTTTGGATTATTGCCACAATATCACTGTGTGCGGCTCTTTTGGGAGTAATTTTTATGGTTCCTCTTAGAACCGCATTGATTGTAGAAGAACACGGAATTCTTCCTTTCCCAGAAGGAACTGCCTGTGCAGAAGTTCTTTTGGCAGGAGAAGAAGGTGGTGACAAATCTAAACTCGTATTCTCAGGACTTGGAATTTCTGCTATCTATAAATTCCTTGCAGATGGTATAAAACTCTTTCCATCAGAAATTGACTGGACAATAAAAAGCTTAAAAACAGGTTTTGGTATGGATATACTTCCTGCTTTAACGAGCGTTGGATATATTTGTGGACTTAAAATCGCTTCATATATGTTTACAGGTGGTTTGATAGGTTGGTTTGTTGTAATTCCATTGATAAGTTTTTTTGGAGCAAACGATATAATATCTCCCGCAAGAGTTCCAGTTGCAGATTTGGGTGCTTGGGGAATATGGAGCAACTACATAAGATATGTAGGTGCTGGTGCCGTTGCTACAGGTGGAATTATCAGCCTGTTAAAATCAATGCCTACAATCGTAAAAACTTTCAACAAAGCAATAAAACAATTTGGTCACAAAGAAACTTATGAAGCTCGCACAAATCAAGACCTTTCTATGAAAGTTCTTATAGTGATGGCAATCATAATAATGCTCGTAATCTGGTTACTTCCAGCAATTCCTGTAGGAATTTTAGGGGCATTGATTATAGTTGTATTCGGATTTTTCTTTGCAACTGTTTCCAGCCGAATGGTTGGTCTTGTAGGTTCTTCAAACAATCCTGTTTCTGGAATGTCTATTGCAACCTTGCTCATTGCAACTGCTTTGCTCAAATCTACAGGACATACTGGAATTGCAGGAATGACATCAGCAATTTGCATCGGAACAATTATCTGTATAGTTTCTGCAATGGCAGGCGATATTTCGCAGGATTTAAAAACTGGATATATCGTTGGGGCAACTCCAAAAAAGCAGCAACTTGGCGAAATAATCGGTGGAGTTGCAGCAGCATTGGCAATAGGTGGAATAATCTATCTCTTGGATGCAGCATGGGGATTTGGTTCTAAGGAATTACCTGCACCTCAGGCAACATTGATGAAACTCGTTGTAGAAGGCGTAATGGGCGGAAATTTACCTTGGACTTTAGTCGCTGTAGGAGTTGGAATAGGAATCTTAATTGAACTTTTGAGAATACCTGTTCTTCCTGTTGCAATCGGTGTATATCTTCCTATTCATCTTTTAACTCCAATCTTTATTGGTGGCGTAATCAGAGAATTCTTCAATAAAAAAGGCGAAAATGGCAAACAAATCACCGAAAAAGGAGTGTTGTATAGCTCTGGCTTGATTGCAGGCGAAGGACTTATCGGAATTCTCCTTGCAATATTGGCTGTCATTCCTGCATCAACAGGAAAGAGCGTTCTTAGTGTAATAAGTTTAAATGGTATGCTAGGCAATGCTGGAGGACTTATTTTCTTTGCTTTGTTCATTGCAATCTTTATCATGATTACTGCTCGCAAAAATAAAAACTAG
- the mfd gene encoding transcription-repair coupling factor — protein sequence MKSLLSNPVGSLIKDWHNFSLATKNLCETLTENFPVDLSGLQGSSIAFFAANFIEETKKNALHAIQYTSTGRYSQGDSKSPLQKKISTSLDFVFIVPDEKEALSLTIDLKTAFEENVDIFTLPWWGTVPYRAANVGSVIFGQRAGVLSKLVFQERKVTSSSKPRIFLVTQRALQSPVPPPEYLRSLVFSLYKGEEIDPLKIAEELSNLGYTKVPRVSLSGEFSLRGEVLDIYTPGNDFAYRVLFDFEKIETIKIFSPETQSTIGEADNLLVFPMKEVIWNRQLIEKLENAEDFSLHLKLTEEAQKAKDKLIENLKDFGQTEGEELLYPVLWEKIYTVLDYVDEETPVFYFDYDRQKNAQENFNREYSGMFRIARQTFPVLDVEQMLLDFDEVVSIHQKSIFFRTLHTSTEDETSEIIEKKDTKSPHKIHIPVNPGRSFFGNINYLKEEMASLIQNGWKILVFADNANQSLRIKEILKDFEISILPFAISQGFGIEETKTLVIQENEIFGRRKYVPKSLGHVKSQAIDTFVELNEGDFVVHANYGIAQFKGIQRVKAMGNERDYIKLEYADEEFVFVPIEQVNLVQRYIGNEGENPKLDKIGSKSWENRKNKVKKAVEDLAEKLIALYSRRQASRGFPFQKDNEWQTAFEASFPYEDTEDQYTVTKEIKADMEKPVPMDRLICGDVGFGKTEIAMRAAFKAVMGGKQVAFLAPTTILAEQHFETCIERFSNFPVKIAHMSRFVSQKEQKKILSELESGAVDILIGTHRIIQKDVKFKDLGLMIIDEEQRFGVKDKEKLKSLKANIDCLAMSATPIPRTLHMSLLKIRDMSLLTTPPQTRKPIETIVSEYTEEKVAKAIRQEVERGGQVFYLHNRVESLEEIRLKLQRLLPEMMIDIAHGQMSAEELDDIFRRFKLGGFHVLIATTIIENGIDIPNVNTIIIDRADMYGVSQLYQLRGRVGRSDRKAYAYLLYPEHKVLSEVAMKRLQVISDFTELGAGFKIAMKDMEIRGAGNLLGRDQSGDVYSVGFELYVKLLNEAVERLTSKKDYESQSEALIELEYTGFIPDSYVHSIQIKMEIYKKVATIQTKDELDRLFNELEDRFGPIPDEVYSLLSLAEVRIIAKKLSITTLKEHKGEIAVEFGRVADIPLDKLMRLIKENTGKIRLDSKKPNQIILSTGKIGLKEKSQFIKEKLETLL from the coding sequence ATGAAATCATTATTATCAAATCCAGTTGGAAGCCTCATAAAAGACTGGCATAATTTTTCTTTAGCTACAAAAAATTTGTGTGAAACTTTAACCGAAAATTTCCCTGTTGACCTTAGCGGACTTCAAGGCTCTTCCATCGCATTTTTTGCTGCAAATTTTATTGAAGAAACGAAAAAAAATGCACTTCACGCCATACAGTATACTTCAACAGGTCGCTATTCACAAGGCGACAGTAAATCGCCACTTCAAAAGAAAATATCTACAAGTTTGGATTTTGTTTTTATAGTTCCAGATGAAAAAGAAGCACTTTCTCTTACTATAGATTTAAAAACTGCATTTGAAGAAAATGTCGATATTTTTACTCTTCCTTGGTGGGGAACTGTTCCATACAGGGCTGCAAACGTTGGTTCTGTAATTTTTGGCCAGCGCGCTGGAGTTCTTTCAAAACTTGTATTTCAAGAACGAAAGGTAACTTCTTCTTCAAAGCCAAGAATATTTCTTGTTACACAAAGAGCACTTCAATCTCCTGTTCCTCCTCCAGAATATCTTCGTTCTTTGGTCTTTAGCCTTTACAAAGGCGAAGAAATAGATCCTTTAAAAATTGCAGAGGAACTTTCAAATTTAGGTTATACAAAAGTTCCTCGCGTAAGTCTTTCTGGAGAGTTTAGTTTACGAGGCGAAGTTTTAGACATATACACTCCCGGAAACGATTTTGCATACAGAGTTTTATTTGATTTTGAAAAAATTGAAACTATAAAGATATTTTCTCCAGAAACTCAGTCTACAATAGGCGAAGCGGACAATCTTTTGGTTTTTCCGATGAAAGAGGTTATTTGGAATAGACAGTTAATCGAAAAACTTGAAAATGCCGAAGATTTTAGCCTTCACTTAAAACTTACAGAAGAAGCGCAAAAGGCAAAAGATAAGCTTATAGAAAATCTTAAAGATTTTGGTCAGACAGAAGGCGAAGAACTTTTGTATCCTGTGCTTTGGGAAAAAATCTACACCGTATTGGACTATGTCGATGAAGAAACTCCTGTTTTTTACTTTGATTACGACAGACAAAAAAATGCTCAGGAAAATTTTAACCGCGAATACAGCGGAATGTTTAGAATTGCAAGGCAGACTTTTCCTGTTTTGGATGTTGAACAAATGCTTCTGGATTTTGATGAGGTAGTTTCTATTCATCAAAAATCTATCTTTTTTAGAACTTTGCATACGAGCACAGAAGATGAAACCAGCGAAATTATCGAAAAAAAAGATACAAAATCACCACATAAAATTCATATTCCTGTAAATCCTGGAAGAAGTTTTTTTGGAAACATAAATTATCTAAAAGAAGAGATGGCATCTTTAATTCAAAACGGCTGGAAAATTTTAGTCTTTGCAGACAATGCAAATCAGTCGCTCAGGATAAAAGAGATTTTAAAAGATTTTGAAATTTCAATCCTCCCGTTTGCGATAAGTCAAGGGTTTGGAATCGAAGAAACTAAAACACTCGTCATTCAAGAAAACGAAATTTTTGGAAGAAGAAAATATGTTCCAAAATCATTAGGCCATGTAAAAAGCCAAGCGATTGACACCTTTGTTGAACTCAACGAAGGCGATTTTGTAGTTCATGCAAATTATGGAATCGCTCAATTTAAAGGAATTCAGCGCGTAAAAGCGATGGGCAACGAACGCGATTACATAAAACTCGAATATGCCGACGAAGAGTTTGTCTTTGTTCCGATTGAACAGGTAAATCTCGTTCAACGCTACATTGGAAACGAAGGCGAAAATCCAAAACTCGATAAAATCGGCTCAAAATCTTGGGAAAATCGAAAAAACAAGGTAAAAAAAGCAGTTGAAGATTTGGCAGAAAAACTTATTGCCCTATACAGCAGGCGTCAGGCTTCGAGAGGCTTTCCTTTCCAAAAAGACAATGAGTGGCAAACTGCCTTTGAAGCGAGCTTTCCTTACGAAGATACAGAAGATCAGTATACGGTAACAAAAGAAATAAAAGCCGATATGGAAAAACCGGTACCGATGGACAGGCTCATCTGTGGGGATGTTGGTTTTGGGAAAACCGAAATTGCAATGCGAGCGGCTTTTAAAGCTGTAATGGGCGGAAAACAAGTCGCTTTTCTTGCACCAACAACGATTCTTGCAGAGCAGCATTTCGAAACCTGCATAGAAAGGTTTTCAAACTTTCCAGTAAAAATTGCACACATGAGCCGTTTTGTTTCTCAAAAAGAACAAAAAAAGATCCTTTCGGAACTTGAAAGCGGAGCAGTTGATATTTTAATCGGAACGCACAGGATAATTCAAAAAGACGTAAAATTCAAAGATTTAGGTCTTATGATAATAGATGAAGAGCAGCGATTTGGCGTAAAAGACAAAGAAAAATTAAAATCGCTTAAAGCAAATATCGACTGCCTTGCGATGTCTGCAACTCCAATTCCGCGAACACTTCACATGAGCCTTTTAAAAATAAGGGATATGTCGCTTTTAACAACTCCACCACAAACAAGGAAGCCCATAGAAACGATAGTTTCTGAATATACCGAAGAAAAGGTTGCAAAAGCGATAAGGCAGGAAGTTGAAAGAGGAGGTCAAGTTTTTTATTTGCACAATAGGGTAGAAAGCCTTGAAGAAATCCGATTAAAACTTCAGCGATTGCTTCCAGAAATGATGATAGATATAGCTCACGGTCAAATGAGCGCCGAGGAATTAGACGACATTTTCCGCAGGTTCAAACTTGGCGGTTTTCATGTTTTGATAGCGACTACGATAATAGAAAACGGAATCGATATTCCAAACGTCAATACTATAATAATCGACAGAGCAGATATGTATGGAGTCAGCCAGCTTTATCAACTTAGAGGGCGTGTCGGAAGAAGCGACAGAAAAGCGTATGCGTATCTTTTGTATCCAGAACACAAGGTTTTATCCGAAGTTGCAATGAAAAGGCTACAGGTTATAAGCGATTTTACAGAGTTGGGTGCAGGATTTAAAATTGCGATGAAAGATATGGAAATTCGAGGTGCAGGAAATCTCTTAGGAAGAGATCAAAGCGGCGATGTTTATTCTGTTGGATTTGAACTTTATGTAAAATTGCTGAATGAAGCAGTGGAAAGGCTAACTTCGAAAAAGGATTATGAAAGCCAAAGTGAAGCTTTGATAGAACTTGAATATACAGGATTTATCCCAGACAGTTACGTTCATTCAATTCAAATCAAGATGGAAATCTATAAAAAGGTCGCAACGATTCAGACAAAAGACGAGCTCGACAGGCTCTTTAATGAACTTGAAGACAGATTTGGTCCAATTCCAGATGAAGTTTACAGTCTTTTGAGCCTTGCAGAAGTTCGCATAATCGCAAAAAAATTGAGCATAACGACATTAAAAGAACACAAAGGCGAAATTGCAGTGGAATTTGGACGAGTAGCAGATATTCCTCTGGACAAATTAATGCGCCTGATAAAAGAAAACACAGGAAAAATAAGATTGGACAGCAAAAAACCGAATCAGATAATATTATCCACAGGAAAAATCGGCTTAAAAGAAAAAAGCCAGTTCATAAAAGAAAAGCTCGAAACGCTTTTGTAG
- a CDS encoding RluA family pseudouridine synthase — MPFIDVKVPENYSLNERADKYLSSLENGMNRSKLKSGVTEILINSKNAKLSTKIKAGDTIFVQWEDNIPTDIIPQDIPLDIIYEDKNVTVVNKKVNMVTHPAAGNWDGTLVNALLYHWGRKSFSNKTKGQIIEPQRPGIVHRLDKDTSGIIITAKNRETEEFLGNQFKNHNQISKIYICICKGHPPVREGLIKTKIMRDSRDRKKFRVCDLEGEGKIAISKFKCIACYGPYSLIKVKIYTGRTHQIRVHLKFLGCPILGDKIYSKSNKENLFGNAPMMLHSFKLKIKIPEKTEIQTFYAKVPLRFKKVLKKLHSSLKKSLPPEKIEGNFPFTKTSKNPKIQLFLAKKGYGQWQK; from the coding sequence ATGCCGTTTATTGATGTAAAAGTGCCAGAAAATTATTCTCTAAATGAAAGAGCGGATAAATACCTTTCTTCTCTAGAAAATGGAATGAATCGCTCAAAATTAAAAAGCGGCGTTACAGAAATTTTGATAAACTCAAAAAATGCAAAATTGAGTACAAAGATAAAAGCAGGCGACACGATTTTTGTTCAATGGGAAGATAACATTCCAACAGACATAATTCCACAGGACATTCCATTAGACATAATCTATGAAGATAAAAATGTAACTGTAGTGAATAAAAAAGTGAACATGGTAACACATCCTGCAGCGGGGAATTGGGACGGAACTCTTGTAAATGCACTTCTTTATCACTGGGGAAGAAAATCGTTTTCAAATAAAACAAAAGGACAGATAATAGAACCTCAACGCCCTGGAATTGTACACAGGCTCGATAAAGATACTTCTGGAATCATAATAACTGCAAAAAATCGAGAAACTGAAGAATTTTTAGGAAATCAATTTAAAAATCACAATCAAATTTCAAAAATATATATCTGCATTTGCAAAGGACATCCTCCTGTAAGAGAAGGTCTTATAAAGACGAAAATTATGCGTGATAGCCGAGACAGGAAAAAATTTAGAGTTTGTGATTTGGAAGGTGAAGGAAAAATTGCAATTTCAAAATTCAAATGCATCGCTTGCTACGGTCCTTACAGCCTTATAAAAGTAAAAATATACACAGGTCGTACGCATCAGATAAGAGTTCATCTAAAATTTTTAGGCTGCCCAATTCTTGGCGATAAAATCTATTCAAAATCCAACAAAGAAAATCTTTTTGGAAATGCACCTATGATGTTACATTCTTTTAAACTAAAAATAAAAATTCCAGAAAAAACAGAAATACAGACTTTTTATGCAAAAGTTCCTCTAAGATTTAAAAAGGTTCTAAAAAAACTTCACTCTTCATTAAAAAAATCTCTTCCACCAGAAAAAATTGAAGGAAATTTTCCTTTTACAAAAACTTCAAAAAATCCAAAGATTCAACTTTTTCTTGCAAAAAAAGGCTATGGGCAATGGCAAAAATAA
- a CDS encoding ABC transporter substrate-binding protein, which produces MKKSVFMAIFTCITLSVFTAQTKSKETLIRVGIPKAPPALPIIRMIDSNALGDSAKVEFTVWNSPEQLISMIQGKEQDMFAFPLTVVGKLYNKGMPLILTNVNTWGVTYFLTSDPNYKDWADLKGKTVYVPLKSSPPDALTQYFIGKAGLVPGKDVELVYLSIPEVTQLLVSGKAVYATQIEPQVTACLMQNKNVRVATSFENEWKKVTEDGSIVPNAGFGGRKDFIKKNSEAVARFETEYEKALNWVLQNPEEAGKLAEKYLGLKAGLIKNAIPRMGLQYKNAYDAKNDLNQLYKILNDFDKTMVGGKIPDEGMLYKK; this is translated from the coding sequence ATGAAAAAATCAGTTTTTATGGCAATATTTACATGCATTACATTGTCTGTATTTACTGCACAAACAAAATCAAAGGAAACATTGATACGCGTAGGTATCCCAAAGGCTCCTCCAGCGTTGCCAATCATACGCATGATTGACTCAAATGCTCTTGGAGATAGCGCAAAAGTTGAATTCACAGTATGGAATTCACCAGAACAGTTAATTTCAATGATACAAGGAAAAGAACAGGATATGTTTGCTTTTCCTCTGACAGTTGTTGGTAAACTCTACAACAAAGGTATGCCTTTAATTCTAACAAATGTAAACACTTGGGGTGTAACTTATTTTCTTACATCTGATCCAAACTACAAAGATTGGGCAGATTTGAAAGGAAAAACAGTTTACGTTCCGTTAAAATCATCTCCTCCAGATGCTCTAACCCAATATTTTATTGGCAAAGCAGGTCTTGTGCCTGGAAAAGACGTTGAACTTGTCTACCTTTCAATTCCGGAAGTTACACAACTCTTAGTTAGTGGAAAAGCGGTTTACGCAACACAAATTGAACCTCAAGTTACTGCATGTCTGATGCAGAATAAAAATGTTCGTGTTGCTACAAGTTTTGAAAACGAATGGAAAAAAGTGACAGAAGATGGTTCTATCGTTCCGAACGCAGGTTTTGGCGGTCGTAAAGATTTTATCAAGAAAAATTCAGAAGCTGTTGCACGTTTTGAAACAGAATATGAAAAAGCTTTGAACTGGGTTTTGCAAAATCCAGAAGAGGCCGGAAAGTTAGCAGAAAAATATCTTGGTTTGAAAGCTGGTTTGATAAAAAATGCAATTCCAAGAATGGGTTTGCAGTATAAAAATGCTTACGATGCAAAAAATGATTTGAACCAGTTATACAAGATTCTCAATGACTTTGATAAAACTATGGTAGGTGGAAAGATTCCAGATGAAGGCATGCTCTATAAGAAATAA
- a CDS encoding ABC transporter ATP-binding protein, whose translation MLKVQNLRKYYNHKKILSDISFEVEDNQIAALVGPSGCGKTTLLNIISGLNSDYTGFVQNNFHKVGYVFQEDRILPWLTVFENIKIVREDGSDREVNQFIEMAGLKNYENYFPEELSGGMKQRCAIARALYFGSDFLLMDEPFKSLDYILKQQMLLDLKKIQAQQKNSILFVTHDIDEAIFIADKILVLQKNPCKIVKEIYLNQKTRTGTEKDFLKDEILKLIRGV comes from the coding sequence ATGTTAAAAGTTCAAAATCTTCGTAAATACTATAATCACAAGAAAATTCTTTCTGATATTTCTTTCGAAGTTGAAGACAATCAGATTGCTGCACTTGTTGGTCCTAGCGGATGCGGAAAGACTACATTGCTAAATATCATTTCTGGGCTAAATTCTGACTATACAGGTTTTGTTCAGAATAATTTTCATAAAGTTGGATACGTTTTTCAAGAAGACAGAATTCTCCCATGGTTGACAGTTTTTGAAAATATAAAGATTGTTCGCGAAGATGGAAGCGACAGAGAAGTCAATCAGTTTATCGAAATGGCAGGTTTAAAAAACTATGAAAATTATTTTCCAGAAGAATTGAGCGGTGGAATGAAACAGCGTTGTGCCATCGCAAGAGCCTTGTATTTTGGAAGCGATTTTCTTCTTATGGACGAGCCATTTAAATCTCTCGATTACATATTAAAGCAGCAGATGCTCCTTGATTTGAAGAAGATTCAAGCTCAGCAAAAAAACTCAATTTTGTTTGTAACCCATGATATCGATGAGGCGATTTTTATAGCAGATAAGATTCTTGTTTTACAGAAAAATCCTTGCAAGATTGTAAAAGAAATTTATCTCAATCAAAAAACAAGAACAGGAACAGAAAAAGATTTTCTAAAAGACGAGATTCTTAAGTTGATTAGGGGTGTCTAA
- a CDS encoding ABC transporter permease produces MKACSIRNKILSTAVFVLIWWVLTLIYPPIVIPTIPSVIKSIGQIAFSKIMWLEIGRTFYRLFFGLFFGVLFGGIVGFFCGTNKVFRQFSMTFINILQVVPPVSILILTIIWLGYNGKPAIAISAVAIFPTIVICVQDAILNLDKKLLEMAKLFNLSRTKRIKKIIWPYIKPQVYSALKISIGTASKTIVMGEVLTTVTGIGGQIVTARLNIESEMIIAWTFVAVVMYLVYNKICALFFSDKKQIRINADVKSSKSS; encoded by the coding sequence ATGAAGGCATGCTCTATAAGAAATAAAATTCTTTCTACAGCTGTCTTTGTGCTAATTTGGTGGGTTTTGACTTTAATCTACCCACCAATAGTAATTCCGACGATTCCTTCTGTTATCAAGTCGATTGGGCAAATTGCTTTTTCAAAAATAATGTGGCTTGAAATCGGAAGAACATTTTATCGCCTGTTTTTTGGGTTATTTTTTGGTGTTCTTTTTGGAGGAATCGTAGGATTTTTTTGTGGTACAAATAAAGTATTCCGCCAGTTTAGCATGACTTTTATAAATATTTTGCAAGTTGTTCCGCCTGTTTCCATTTTGATTCTTACGATTATTTGGCTTGGATACAACGGAAAACCTGCGATTGCAATTTCTGCTGTTGCGATTTTCCCAACAATTGTGATATGCGTTCAAGATGCAATCTTAAATCTTGATAAAAAACTTTTAGAAATGGCTAAACTATTTAATCTTTCAAGAACAAAGCGGATAAAAAAAATAATATGGCCGTATATAAAACCACAAGTTTATTCAGCTTTGAAGATTTCGATAGGAACAGCTTCAAAAACGATTGTGATGGGCGAAGTTCTAACGACAGTAACAGGAATTGGCGGACAGATTGTTACAGCGAGATTGAATATTGAAAGCGAGATGATAATTGCGTGGACTTTTGTGGCTGTTGTAATGTATTTAGTTTACAACAAAATTTGTGCTTTATTTTTCAGCGATAAAAAGCAAATTAGGATTAACGCAGATGTTAAAAGTTCAAAATCTTCGTAA
- a CDS encoding pseudouridine synthase family protein, translated as MAKIKIIQSPDSTHPFAVIYKQSSLASAPLKHGDDSALTQAINLFPELKNVKGKKEVEHGLLHRIDNATSGLLLIASTQKAYEEIQEQQETGRFIKYYRAIVEYEGEVQNRKFTISSRFRTFGPKGSKVMAVFEDSNPASQKKAGKKIYTTKVEIEGKNAICCIERGFRHQVRVHLASSGFCIKGDPLYNPKAKKGDKFYFEAFKIEFINPSTKEKMVYECSESF; from the coding sequence ATGGCAAAAATAAAGATAATCCAGTCGCCAGATTCAACTCATCCTTTTGCAGTTATTTATAAACAAAGTTCACTAGCAAGCGCACCTTTAAAACACGGTGATGACAGCGCATTGACACAGGCAATAAATCTTTTTCCAGAATTAAAAAATGTAAAAGGGAAAAAAGAAGTTGAACATGGACTTTTGCACAGGATAGACAATGCGACATCTGGGCTTTTGCTGATTGCCTCAACTCAAAAAGCCTATGAAGAAATTCAAGAACAGCAAGAAACTGGCAGATTCATAAAATATTATCGAGCAATAGTTGAATACGAAGGCGAAGTACAAAATCGAAAGTTTACAATCTCTTCAAGATTTAGAACTTTTGGACCTAAAGGCAGCAAAGTTATGGCCGTCTTTGAAGATTCAAATCCTGCTTCCCAAAAAAAAGCTGGGAAAAAAATATATACCACAAAAGTTGAAATTGAAGGAAAAAATGCAATCTGTTGTATTGAAAGAGGATTTCGCCATCAAGTACGGGTTCATTTGGCAAGCTCTGGATTTTGCATAAAAGGAGATCCTCTATACAATCCTAAAGCAAAAAAGGGCGATAAATTTTATTTTGAAGCATTTAAAATCGAATTCATAAATCCCAGCACAAAAGAAAAAATGGTTTATGAATGCTCTGAAAGTTTTTAA
- a CDS encoding zinc ribbon domain-containing protein — MALKSQKPKFFCENCGEEVPKDAKICKHCGRFFSSVKCPQCGASGNPEKFSNGCPVCGYSAGMSSNTAKQKKSFFKNKRPTRNAKKALLSAIDERYESINGFTQKQYNADESLPWWLYLLIFTVLFVVLILFFRFFYN, encoded by the coding sequence ATGGCATTAAAATCTCAAAAACCCAAATTTTTTTGTGAAAACTGCGGTGAAGAAGTTCCTAAAGATGCAAAAATTTGCAAACACTGTGGACGATTCTTTTCAAGCGTAAAGTGTCCTCAATGTGGAGCAAGTGGTAATCCTGAAAAATTTTCAAACGGCTGCCCAGTCTGTGGTTATTCAGCAGGGATGTCTTCAAATACTGCAAAACAAAAAAAATCTTTTTTTAAAAATAAAAGACCTACTAGAAATGCAAAAAAAGCCCTTCTTTCTGCGATAGATGAGCGTTACGAAAGCATAAATGGTTTTACTCAAAAACAGTATAATGCAGATGAATCGCTTCCTTGGTGGCTTTATCTTTTAATTTTTACAGTTTTATTTGTGGTTCTGATTTTATTTTTTCGATTTTTTTATAATTGA